The following proteins are encoded in a genomic region of Arcobacter suis CECT 7833:
- a CDS encoding sensor histidine kinase, with product MRVQKEKQFLKIIKFTPSIFVIIISLCVILFLYFENKSTFNQEKKDIEQKYMLKNKELIKEEVNRVYEFIEHLQKTTEIELKKSVKSRVYEAHAIATGIYEKYKDTKSKEEIFQLIKVSLNNIRFNNGRGYFFMDDVYGNKLSHPVDTSIEGKNFLSYSDPKGYKLFEAIVNTIKDKTERFDEYYWYKPNTNKEIARKISFYKYFEPLNIAIGTGEYFDDFEKEIQQKALDYISLIKFANAGYIFVMNYDKVYLNHFNKSFIGKKAEEIFGVKDIDKISTELLAVGKSGDGYHTYIQDQKPNSNFPTKKTSYIKGYDAWKWIIGTGFYEDDVTSEIIEIKKRLDEKYENYIKNILIIGIVLIVILLIISKYVSAFLENKFNQYKKELNKQQTILHQQSKMAAMGEMIGNIAHQWRQPLSTITTASSGMVLQKELGILTDEFFFEASKKINNSAQYLSKTIDDFRNFFSPNREKTTFLLKNTFTITLDLISAQLSSKDITIIKNIEDLELYSYENELIQALINILNNSRDELVKKPVEEEKYIFVNVYKNNKDEVNIVIKDNAGGIKEEYLNKIFEPYFTTKHKSQGTGIGLYMTEEIITKHLNGQISVKNNEFVYNDKKYKGAQFKIVLNLSDKDE from the coding sequence ATGAGAGTTCAAAAAGAAAAACAATTTTTAAAAATAATAAAATTTACTCCTTCTATATTTGTAATTATTATTTCACTTTGCGTTATATTATTTTTATATTTTGAAAATAAAAGTACATTTAATCAAGAAAAAAAAGATATTGAACAAAAATATATGCTTAAAAACAAAGAGCTTATAAAAGAAGAAGTTAATAGAGTATATGAATTTATCGAGCATCTTCAAAAAACTACAGAAATTGAATTAAAAAAGAGTGTTAAAAGTAGAGTTTATGAAGCTCATGCTATTGCTACTGGTATTTATGAAAAATACAAAGATACAAAAAGTAAAGAAGAAATTTTTCAATTAATAAAAGTTTCTTTAAATAATATTAGATTCAATAATGGACGAGGATATTTTTTCATGGATGATGTTTATGGAAATAAATTATCTCATCCTGTTGACACTTCAATTGAAGGTAAGAATTTTTTAAGTTATAGTGATCCCAAAGGTTATAAATTATTTGAAGCAATAGTGAACACAATAAAAGATAAAACTGAAAGATTTGATGAATATTATTGGTATAAACCAAATACAAATAAAGAAATAGCAAGAAAAATATCATTTTATAAGTATTTTGAGCCGTTAAATATTGCTATTGGAACTGGTGAATATTTTGATGATTTTGAAAAAGAAATACAACAAAAAGCTTTAGATTATATCAGTTTAATTAAATTTGCTAATGCAGGATATATTTTTGTTATGAATTATGATAAGGTTTATTTAAATCATTTTAATAAAAGTTTTATTGGCAAAAAAGCAGAAGAAATTTTTGGTGTAAAAGATATAGATAAAATCTCAACAGAATTATTAGCAGTTGGGAAAAGTGGAGATGGTTATCACACTTATATTCAAGATCAAAAACCTAATTCAAATTTTCCAACAAAAAAAACATCTTATATAAAAGGTTATGATGCATGGAAATGGATAATTGGAACTGGTTTTTATGAAGATGATGTAACTTCTGAGATTATAGAAATTAAAAAACGACTAGATGAAAAGTATGAAAATTATATTAAAAATATTTTAATAATTGGAATAGTTTTAATAGTTATTTTGTTAATAATTTCAAAATATGTTTCAGCTTTTTTAGAAAATAAATTTAATCAATATAAAAAAGAGTTAAATAAACAACAAACAATTTTACATCAACAATCAAAAATGGCAGCAATGGGTGAAATGATAGGAAATATTGCACATCAATGGAGACAACCATTATCAACTATTACAACAGCATCAAGTGGGATGGTATTACAAAAAGAGTTAGGAATCTTGACTGATGAATTTTTCTTTGAAGCTTCTAAAAAAATAAATAATTCAGCCCAATATCTTTCTAAAACAATAGATGATTTTAGAAACTTTTTTAGTCCAAATAGAGAAAAAACAACTTTTTTATTAAAAAATACATTCACAATTACTTTAGATTTAATTTCTGCGCAACTTAGTTCAAAAGATATTACGATAATAAAAAATATAGAAGATTTAGAGTTATATAGTTATGAAAATGAGTTAATACAAGCTTTGATAAATATATTGAATAATTCAAGGGATGAATTAGTTAAAAAGCCAGTAGAAGAAGAAAAATATATATTTGTGAATGTTTATAAGAATAATAAAGATGAAGTAAATATTGTAATAAAAGATAATGCAGGTGGAATAAAAGAAGAATATCTTAATAAAATATTTGAACCTTATTTTACTACGAAACATAAATCACAAGGTACTGGAATAGGGCTTTATATGACTGAAGAAATTATAACAAAACATTTAAATGGACAAATTTCTGTTAAAAATAATGAGTTCGTTTATAATGATAAAAAATATAAAGGTGCTCAATTTAAAATAGTTTTGAATTTATCTGATAAAGATGAATAA
- a CDS encoding NADPH-dependent FMN reductase, which yields MSKIGILVASSNNNLKLGLKLQELAQNLGHEVELINLVDLRLPLYSTVEEQENGIPESALDLATTILTLKAFIVVAPEYNGVMPPVLNNAMAWTSRATKDWRDAFNEKIVGLATHSGGGGAKGLQAMRIMFQHLGANILAREILTTYEKPLNEESAISMINNLVKLSIA from the coding sequence ATGTCAAAAATAGGAATACTAGTAGCAAGTTCAAATAATAATTTAAAATTAGGATTGAAACTTCAAGAACTTGCACAAAATTTAGGTCATGAAGTAGAATTGATTAACTTAGTAGATTTAAGACTACCACTTTATAGTACAGTTGAAGAACAAGAAAATGGAATTCCAGAAAGTGCTTTAGATTTAGCAACTACAATATTAACGTTAAAAGCTTTTATTGTAGTTGCTCCTGAATATAATGGAGTAATGCCACCTGTTCTAAATAATGCAATGGCTTGGACTTCAAGAGCTACAAAAGATTGGAGAGATGCTTTTAATGAAAAAATAGTTGGACTTGCTACTCACAGTGGTGGCGGTGGAGCAAAAGGACTTCAAGCAATGAGAATTATGTTTCAACATTTAGGTGCAAATATTCTTGCAAGAGAAATATTAACAACTTATGAAAAACCTTTAAATGAAGAATCTGCTATTTCAATGATTAACAATCTTGTAAAATTATCAATTGCTTAG
- a CDS encoding bifunctional diguanylate cyclase/phosphodiesterase, protein MNFFLFITIFYISSIIFILYILIKIKKKNKKLKIENHILRQYKNAIDESNIVSISDLKGNITYVNDKFCEVTLYTKEEVINKPHSLLKGEDSKKIFEKLWETIKSKKIWQGVLKNKKKNGDFYYVNSTIMPILDENNEIIEYIAIRHEITELVHKSKELEKNLREDLLTKKGNRYKLLEDISLASKPYLALLDINRFSEINDFYGHAVGDKVLKIIAKTIKEQLPNSNYILYRVYSDEFAVLVDNESKENFLKNIKQISENISSKPIKINYKELYIQTTYNISFEDKENLIETANMIKKYSKTNKNVTIYDKSLELEKIYEKNIFWTLKIKKALEEDRIVPYYQAIYNLETNKIEKYESLMRLIKEDGSVISPYYFLEISKKSKQYLKLTKRIIRKSFEYFKDKDFEFSVNLTIKDIKNHEVSSFIIEKLKEHNLASKVVFEIVESEGIDNFEEINNFIDKVKELGCKIAIDDFGSGYSNFEYLIKLNADYIKIDGSLIKDILVNKNNQEIVITIIDFAKRQGFKTIAEFVSSKEIFDKVKELGVDYAQGYYIGEPKVEILTIA, encoded by the coding sequence TTGAATTTTTTTCTATTCATAACTATTTTTTACATTTCTTCAATTATTTTTATATTGTATATTTTAATAAAAATAAAAAAAAAGAATAAAAAACTAAAAATTGAAAATCATATTTTAAGACAATACAAAAATGCAATAGATGAAAGTAATATAGTTTCTATTAGTGATTTAAAAGGCAATATAACTTATGTAAATGATAAATTTTGTGAAGTTACTTTATATACAAAAGAAGAAGTTATAAATAAACCACATAGTTTACTAAAAGGTGAAGATTCAAAAAAAATATTTGAAAAGCTTTGGGAAACAATTAAAAGTAAAAAGATTTGGCAAGGTGTTTTAAAAAATAAAAAGAAAAATGGGGATTTTTATTATGTTAATAGCACAATAATGCCTATTTTAGATGAAAATAATGAAATTATAGAATATATAGCAATTAGACATGAAATTACAGAGTTAGTTCATAAATCAAAAGAGTTGGAAAAAAATTTAAGGGAAGATCTTTTAACAAAAAAAGGAAATAGATATAAACTATTAGAAGATATTTCTTTAGCATCTAAGCCTTATTTAGCACTTTTAGATATAAATAGATTTAGTGAAATAAATGATTTTTATGGACATGCTGTGGGAGATAAAGTATTAAAAATCATTGCAAAAACAATAAAAGAACAACTTCCCAATAGTAATTATATTTTATATAGGGTTTATTCAGATGAATTTGCTGTACTGGTTGATAATGAAAGTAAAGAAAATTTTCTAAAAAATATTAAACAAATATCTGAAAATATTTCATCAAAACCAATTAAAATAAATTATAAAGAACTTTATATTCAAACAACTTACAATATTTCTTTTGAAGATAAAGAAAATTTAATTGAAACTGCAAATATGATAAAGAAATATTCAAAAACAAATAAAAATGTAACGATTTATGATAAATCTTTAGAATTAGAAAAAATTTACGAAAAAAATATTTTTTGGACACTTAAAATTAAAAAAGCATTGGAAGAAGATAGAATAGTTCCTTATTATCAAGCTATTTATAATTTAGAAACAAACAAAATTGAGAAATATGAATCATTAATGAGACTTATTAAAGAAGATGGTTCTGTTATATCTCCTTATTATTTTCTTGAAATTTCTAAAAAATCTAAACAATATTTAAAACTAACAAAAAGAATTATTAGAAAATCATTTGAATATTTTAAAGATAAAGATTTTGAATTTTCTGTTAATTTAACGATAAAAGATATTAAAAATCATGAGGTTTCTTCTTTTATTATTGAAAAATTAAAAGAACACAATCTTGCTTCAAAAGTTGTTTTTGAAATAGTTGAATCAGAAGGAATTGATAATTTTGAAGAGATTAATAATTTTATTGATAAGGTAAAAGAGTTAGGTTGTAAGATTGCTATTGATGATTTTGGTTCAGGATATTCAAATTTTGAATATTTAATAAAATTAAATGCTGATTATATAAAAATTGATGGCTCTTTAATAAAAGATATATTAGTAAATAAAAATAACCAAGAAATAGTAATAACAATAATTGATTTTGCAAAAAGACAAGGATTTAAAACAATAGCTGAATTTGTATCGTCAAAAGAGATATTTGATAAAGTAAAAGAGTTGGGTGTGGATTATGCTCAAGGATACTATATAGGTGAACCAAAAGTTGAAATTTTAACTATTGCTTAG
- a CDS encoding PhoH family protein, translating to MKEKVYVLDTNIILQNLQNLYKISDNKTNHIVVPETVLLELEDKKKLVNELGYYSREFARLLAKMKIKEVDYKLGFKVVKLFNDELNLDIISKDKYDTVIEQIHISESNDKRIIEVASIAQEYYKGCQTIFLSLDVYARTFALFKGIKTETLHDDKSTVPRFNFVKSIEFDSSLFNSLENKDITLIDENYEPENFAYSFESNDGNIEYAIIHDKRIDVLKENDFKALNVKPVNLKQKLFTKAILSNMYDLLVIDAKAGSGKTLMSVVSAMRLIDLGLYDKIVYVRNSIESLDKGADIGYLSGNDEKFRIYNMALSDTLEFIAKKHLKKSENRENQESIESKIDELKSKYCIETLWPGEARGRTLSASIVIMDEWQNSSEKTTQLILSRLDESCMAIVIGSNRQIDNLYLNKYNNGLTTLLKQTNEFHPELKMFAIELEKAVRGKFAQFTERIFENRKD from the coding sequence ATGAAAGAAAAAGTATATGTCCTAGACACAAACATCATCTTACAAAACCTTCAAAATCTCTACAAAATTTCCGACAATAAAACTAACCACATCGTAGTACCTGAAACTGTACTTCTTGAATTAGAGGATAAAAAGAAGTTAGTTAATGAACTTGGGTATTATTCAAGAGAGTTTGCAAGACTATTAGCAAAGATGAAAATAAAAGAGGTTGATTATAAACTTGGCTTTAAAGTTGTGAAACTTTTTAATGATGAATTAAATCTTGATATTATTTCAAAAGACAAATACGACACTGTAATTGAGCAAATTCATATCTCTGAATCAAATGATAAAAGAATTATTGAAGTAGCCTCAATCGCCCAAGAATACTACAAAGGTTGTCAAACAATCTTTTTATCTTTAGATGTATATGCTAGAACTTTTGCTCTTTTTAAAGGTATAAAAACAGAAACTTTACATGATGATAAATCAACAGTTCCTAGATTTAATTTTGTAAAATCTATTGAGTTTGATTCATCTTTATTTAATAGTTTAGAAAATAAAGATATTACTTTAATAGATGAAAATTATGAGCCTGAAAACTTTGCTTATAGTTTTGAAAGCAATGATGGAAATATTGAATATGCAATTATTCATGATAAAAGAATTGATGTTTTAAAAGAGAATGATTTTAAAGCATTAAATGTAAAACCTGTAAATTTAAAACAAAAACTGTTCACAAAAGCAATTTTATCAAATATGTATGATTTACTTGTAATTGATGCAAAAGCTGGAAGTGGAAAAACTTTGATGTCAGTTGTGAGTGCCATGAGATTAATTGATTTAGGTTTATATGACAAAATTGTTTATGTTAGAAACTCTATTGAATCGTTGGATAAAGGCGCTGATATTGGATATTTATCAGGAAATGATGAGAAGTTTAGAATCTATAATATGGCTTTGAGTGATACTTTAGAGTTCATCGCAAAAAAACATCTAAAAAAGAGTGAAAATAGAGAAAATCAAGAATCAATAGAATCAAAAATTGATGAATTAAAATCAAAATATTGTATAGAAACTCTTTGGCCAGGAGAAGCTAGAGGAAGGACTTTATCAGCATCTATTGTGATAATGGATGAATGGCAAAATTCTAGTGAAAAAACAACCCAACTAATACTTTCAAGACTTGATGAAAGTTGTATGGCAATTGTAATTGGTTCAAATAGACAAATTGATAATTTGTATTTAAATAAATACAACAATGGTTTAACAACCCTTTTAAAACAAACAAATGAATTTCATCCTGAACTTAAAATGTTTGCAATTGAATTAGAAAAAGCAGTTAGAGGTAAATTTGCTCAGTTTACAGAGAGAATTTTTGAAAATAGAAAAGATTAA
- a CDS encoding HD domain-containing protein — MAYFSYPSITTKRFIHSLGTMHLASFMFKNALLNADKRTKNDFLSSLKKVIVFIIKEENLKVSIDDMEYFDNKALYQFTIPTKSKAQRATYTIFLQTLRIVALLHDVGHLPFSHQVEYALKKVYDKIKQKEQNQENLCEKELKFKNNYEEITNNSKEVLHEAIGENLLKLLFDYELEELLVKTHEKEYLKLIKRLSILILEEQVFEGFDFKVLHNFIDSTVDADRLDYINRDMLASGYITGPNDHIRITKQAVLVEKDEKFYLSFFDMSLIDIEHMLEMRFNLYKKVIFNHGIAKTDTLLENVVQYLSDKYFESGDINEKISNNISMLWNFKNQNKTKELDTISMLDENWLISLFKTKYFEIKDKEIQTPEDIKYMYCFEEVLFGKRRFRSPWKNLNEFYKVLDFTTVERYKFRESFGYITVTNLKKLQTALDEFIKKYEGDSEDLFFSYQIVSFKLGIAKDFYLYDGEELINIDEISTLRKRLKHSMRNTVPFYLYSTKKYLTQEMKTELRNILFDIFEE; from the coding sequence TTGGCTTATTTTTCATATCCATCAATTACAACAAAAAGATTTATTCATAGTTTAGGAACTATGCATTTAGCCTCATTTATGTTTAAGAATGCACTACTTAATGCAGATAAAAGAACAAAAAATGATTTTTTATCAAGTTTGAAAAAAGTGATAGTTTTTATCATAAAAGAAGAAAATTTAAAAGTAAGTATTGATGATATGGAATATTTTGATAATAAAGCTTTATATCAATTTACAATTCCCACAAAATCAAAAGCTCAAAGAGCAACTTATACTATTTTTTTACAAACTTTACGAATAGTTGCCCTACTTCACGATGTTGGGCACCTGCCATTTTCACATCAAGTTGAATATGCCCTAAAAAAAGTTTATGACAAAATAAAACAAAAAGAGCAAAATCAAGAAAACCTTTGTGAAAAAGAACTTAAATTTAAAAATAATTATGAAGAGATTACAAATAACAGCAAAGAAGTTTTACACGAAGCTATTGGAGAAAATCTTTTAAAATTACTTTTTGATTATGAACTTGAAGAACTACTTGTAAAAACCCATGAAAAAGAGTATTTAAAACTAATCAAAAGATTATCAATTTTGATTTTAGAAGAACAAGTTTTTGAAGGTTTTGATTTTAAAGTTTTACATAATTTCATAGATAGTACAGTTGATGCTGATAGACTTGATTATATAAATCGTGATATGTTAGCAAGTGGTTATATAACAGGTCCAAATGACCATATTAGAATCACAAAACAAGCTGTTTTAGTTGAAAAAGATGAAAAGTTTTATCTAAGTTTTTTTGATATGAGTTTGATTGATATTGAACACATGCTTGAAATGAGATTTAATCTTTATAAAAAAGTAATTTTTAATCATGGAATTGCAAAAACAGATACTTTACTTGAAAATGTAGTTCAATATTTATCAGATAAATATTTTGAATCTGGCGATATAAATGAAAAAATTTCAAATAATATTTCTATGTTATGGAATTTTAAAAATCAAAATAAAACAAAAGAGCTTGATACTATTTCAATGCTTGATGAAAACTGGCTAATTTCCCTATTTAAAACAAAATATTTTGAAATCAAAGATAAAGAGATTCAAACTCCTGAAGATATAAAATATATGTATTGTTTTGAAGAGGTTTTATTTGGGAAAAGAAGATTTAGAAGCCCTTGGAAAAATCTAAATGAGTTTTACAAAGTACTTGATTTTACAACGGTTGAACGATACAAATTTAGGGAAAGTTTTGGATATATAACTGTAACTAACTTAAAAAAACTTCAAACTGCTTTGGATGAATTTATAAAAAAATATGAAGGGGACAGTGAAGATCTATTTTTCTCATACCAAATAGTTTCATTTAAACTAGGAATTGCTAAAGATTTTTATTTGTATGATGGGGAAGAACTTATAAATATTGATGAAATTTCAACTTTGAGAAAAAGATTAAAACACTCAATGAGAAATACTGTTCCATTTTATTTGTATTCAACTAAAAAATATTTAACTCAAGAGATGAAAACTGAACTTAGAAATATATTATTCGACATTTTTGAGGAATGA
- the pdxH gene encoding pyridoxamine 5'-phosphate oxidase, which yields MDLTSLRAKYTTRGLDIKDLNQNPFLQFELWFKQAMEAKLTEPNAFSLATVGTDMMPSIRTVLLKIFDEKGFVFFTNYKSNKAKQIEENPKAAALFTWLELERQVKIEGNIEKISTTESLKYFLSRPKGSQIGAWVSHQSQVISSRSLLEQKFDEIRRKFVKGEVPFPDFWGGYIIKPTKIEFWQGGQDRLHDRFVYELQNDNSWTISRLAP from the coding sequence TTGGATTTAACAAGCCTAAGAGCAAAATACACAACACGAGGTTTAGATATAAAAGATTTAAACCAAAACCCATTTTTACAGTTTGAACTTTGGTTTAAACAAGCCATGGAAGCGAAATTAACTGAGCCAAATGCTTTTAGTTTAGCAACAGTTGGAACTGATATGATGCCAAGTATTAGAACTGTATTACTTAAAATCTTTGATGAAAAAGGTTTTGTATTTTTTACAAATTATAAAAGTAATAAAGCAAAACAAATTGAAGAAAATCCAAAAGCAGCTGCACTTTTTACTTGGCTTGAACTGGAGCGGCAAGTAAAAATTGAAGGAAATATTGAAAAAATTTCAACAACTGAATCTTTGAAATATTTTCTTTCACGCCCAAAAGGAAGTCAAATTGGAGCTTGGGTTTCACACCAAAGTCAAGTTATAAGTTCAAGAAGTTTGCTTGAGCAAAAATTTGATGAAATAAGAAGAAAATTTGTAAAAGGGGAAGTTCCTTTTCCTGATTTTTGGGGTGGATATATTATTAAACCTACAAAAATAGAGTTCTGGCAAGGTGGACAAGATAGACTTCATGATAGATTTGTTTATGAACTTCAAAATGATAATTCATGGACTATTTCAAGACTTGCACCATAA
- a CDS encoding peptidylprolyl isomerase, translating into MKSATARHLLVDSEELCLELKNRIASGEKFEDIAKEYSSCPSGSNGGDLGNFFQGQMVPEFDAVVFNEAINVVHGPVKTDFGFHLLETTSRRD; encoded by the coding sequence ATGAAAAGTGCAACGGCAAGACATTTATTAGTTGATAGTGAAGAGTTATGTTTAGAATTAAAAAATAGAATAGCAAGTGGTGAAAAATTTGAAGATATAGCAAAAGAGTATTCTTCATGTCCATCTGGATCTAATGGTGGAGATTTAGGAAACTTTTTCCAAGGACAAATGGTTCCTGAGTTTGATGCTGTAGTATTTAATGAAGCTATTAATGTAGTTCATGGTCCAGTAAAAACAGACTTTGGATTCCATTTATTAGAAACAACTTCAAGAAGAGATTAA
- a CDS encoding diguanylate cyclase domain-containing protein: protein MFKNTLFLKIILIFTLPALGILYFSSVLVYEKIQSFNEVDRINSNLTYLKNTEKLISSLQVERELTILQLLKKDKKNSLDKSRELSIKNYENFDKSIENLNLDNRFTQLKSEINKLIQLRTRIDKYDATLDEVFEEYNQFNKLLLDSLSLLKPIKLAFDFNNEFRNIVYFLSFKESTYIEKTMINTYFINNKINDKLYNMLMKNYSLQEINKDLFLNNTNLEIVQKYNSKLNEEYFNKIFILRNGIKNKNFSHFELTLEEWENISAENIESLNNIYKNLVYSVEKHVTKFEDDAQLEKHKSLIFLFVSFATLISLLFVLRNIIFNEQKSFYKVQKHKEVYELLNKANKFLLKINDRKRLFSNICDLLSESNKIQFSFIYDLLTEEIISEDGELKQKLLTQSHFYNDKNKENIISKTIKWETNIIVNNFLDKNISIFYDDAKILDINSMACFPIKKFNKVIGTLAIYSNEIGFFDQEVEILFDKLVNDVTHCLEKIDYEDIRLKQEDELRLSSYAFESSEPMIITNDVGDIVKVNQAFCNTMGYAKDEIVGKNPRIFKSVHQDKNFGDSLWNELKVKGFWSGEVYNKKANDEILPLRSTITAIKDNSGKITHFLGQYIDIGEQKDKEKVLEYQATHDNLTGLPNRLLLLDRIEHAITKVVRHKIVGGLIFIDLDNFKEVNDTLGHDIGDALLIMVAKKIKEVIRDEDTIARIGGDEFIVLLDNVGNNKQDAKTNIANLAEKIKDTLNAITHIEGHINVSTPSIGITLFSDSSVSVKDIIKQADTAMYVAKKQGKNAIEFFD, encoded by the coding sequence TTGTTTAAAAATACATTGTTCCTTAAAATAATTTTAATTTTTACTTTACCTGCCTTAGGAATTTTATACTTTAGTTCGGTTCTAGTTTATGAAAAAATTCAATCATTTAACGAAGTTGACCGAATTAACAGCAATCTTACATACTTGAAAAATACAGAAAAATTGATAAGTTCACTACAAGTTGAAAGAGAATTAACTATATTACAACTTCTAAAAAAAGATAAAAAGAATTCTTTAGATAAAAGTAGAGAATTATCTATTAAAAATTACGAAAATTTTGATAAATCAATAGAAAATTTGAATTTAGACAATAGATTTACTCAGTTAAAATCTGAAATAAATAAATTAATACAATTAAGAACAAGAATTGATAAATACGATGCTACATTAGATGAAGTTTTTGAAGAATATAATCAATTTAATAAATTATTATTAGATTCATTGTCTTTACTAAAACCTATAAAATTGGCTTTTGATTTTAATAATGAGTTTAGAAATATAGTATATTTTTTGAGTTTTAAAGAATCAACATATATTGAAAAAACTATGATCAACACATATTTTATAAATAATAAAATAAACGATAAACTTTATAATATGCTTATGAAAAATTATTCATTACAAGAAATAAATAAGGATTTATTTTTAAATAATACAAATTTAGAAATAGTTCAAAAATATAATTCTAAACTTAATGAAGAGTATTTTAATAAAATATTTATTTTAAGAAATGGTATTAAAAATAAGAATTTTTCACATTTTGAATTGACTTTGGAAGAGTGGGAAAATATATCTGCTGAAAATATAGAATCATTAAATAATATTTATAAAAATTTAGTTTATTCAGTAGAAAAGCATGTAACAAAGTTTGAAGATGATGCCCAATTAGAAAAGCATAAAAGTCTGATTTTCTTATTTGTTTCTTTTGCAACTTTGATTAGTTTATTATTTGTTTTAAGAAATATAATTTTTAATGAGCAAAAGAGTTTTTATAAAGTTCAAAAACATAAAGAAGTTTATGAATTATTGAATAAAGCAAATAAATTTTTATTAAAAATTAATGATAGAAAAAGATTATTTTCTAATATTTGCGATTTACTTTCAGAAAGTAATAAAATTCAATTTTCTTTTATTTATGACTTATTAACTGAAGAAATAATATCAGAAGATGGAGAATTAAAACAAAAATTATTAACTCAGAGTCATTTTTATAATGATAAAAACAAAGAAAATATCATTTCAAAAACTATAAAATGGGAAACAAATATTATAGTTAATAATTTTTTAGATAAAAATATTTCTATTTTTTATGATGATGCAAAAATTTTAGATATTAATTCAATGGCCTGTTTCCCAATAAAAAAATTTAATAAAGTTATTGGAACTTTAGCAATTTATTCAAATGAAATAGGATTTTTTGATCAAGAAGTTGAAATTTTATTTGATAAATTAGTTAATGATGTAACTCACTGTTTAGAAAAAATCGATTACGAAGATATTAGATTAAAACAAGAAGATGAATTACGATTATCTTCTTATGCTTTTGAATCAAGTGAACCTATGATTATTACAAATGATGTTGGTGATATTGTAAAAGTTAATCAAGCATTCTGTAATACAATGGGTTATGCAAAAGATGAAATAGTTGGAAAAAATCCAAGAATTTTTAAATCTGTTCATCAAGATAAAAATTTTGGTGATTCTTTATGGAATGAACTGAAAGTTAAAGGTTTTTGGAGTGGAGAAGTTTATAATAAAAAAGCAAATGATGAAATTCTTCCTTTAAGAAGTACAATAACAGCAATAAAAGATAATAGTGGGAAAATTACTCATTTCTTGGGACAATATATAGATATTGGTGAGCAAAAAGATAAAGAAAAAGTTTTAGAATATCAAGCAACTCACGATAATTTAACAGGTCTTCCAAATAGATTATTACTTCTTGATAGAATTGAACATGCAATTACAAAAGTTGTAAGACATAAAATTGTTGGTGGATTAATTTTTATAGACTTAGATAACTTTAAAGAAGTAAATGACACATTAGGACATGATATTGGTGATGCATTACTTATTATGGTAGCTAAGAAAATCAAAGAAGTAATAAGAGATGAAGATACCATTGCTCGAATTGGTGGAGATGAGTTTATTGTTTTACTTGATAATGTTGGAAATAATAAACAAGATGCAAAAACAAATATTGCAAATCTTGCTGAAAAAATAAAAGATACATTAAATGCAATTACACATATTGAAGGGCATATCAATGTATCAACTCCAAGTATTGGAATTACGCTTTTTAGCGATTCAAGTGTAAGTGTTAAAGATATTATAAAACAAGCAGATACTGCAATGTATGTAGCTAAAAAACAAGGTAAAAATGCAATAGAGTTTTTTGATTAA